The following DNA comes from Oncorhynchus masou masou isolate Uvic2021 chromosome 21, UVic_Omas_1.1, whole genome shotgun sequence.
AATCGAGCCGAATGGTTACTTTTCTATATTATACAGCGGGATGTGTTTTCTGCTGGTGTGTCCTGAGGTAGCTCCTCTCTGAGAACGTCTTCCCGCAAAGCATACTAGTGAACGGCCTCTCTCCCTtgtggaccttcaggtgcatcttcagATTGCCAGCCAGGGCAAAGcgcatgtgacactgggtacagctaAAGGGTTTCTCCCCAGTGTGGACCCTTtggtgcctcttcaggtcaccagcctgggagaacctcttctcacactgggggcagctaaatggtttctcccctgtgtggaccctctggtgcctcttcaagTGGTCCTGGCGAGAGAATCTCTTCtcacactgggtacagctgaagggattctcccctgtgtggaccctctggtggatctccatcttctggaggcagctaaagcctttgttacagaacatgcaAAGGAACCGTTTCTCTTTACTATTGCTTGACATTGCTCCCCCTCCCCGACACTCGTCTCTAGCCCTGTCGTCAGAGTTAAATACCTGATCGAAAAAGATGCTGCCATGTGAATCATAAGGTGCCATCGACGGGGATACTGGGTCGCGATCTCTGACCGCGTGTAAAGAAGAGTGGGTCGCGACATTTAGATTTGTCTCTAACCTATCCCTGCAGTCTAAGTCACTGGTGTTGCTCTGCGAGTATCTTTCCCATAAATGAGTCTTGCCAGCATTACATGTCAGAGGAGCGTCACCTTCCATTTTCACAGTCACCTCATCTATCGCCATAACCACCCTTATCTTATCTATGCACCCTTCAGAGTatatactactactgtactggttCCAGTCCCCTCTAGACAGATCAGTCTGTGTCTCTAATACCAAGGGCATGATGCCAGGGTCCATCGCTGTAGTAT
Coding sequences within:
- the LOC135507675 gene encoding gastrula zinc finger protein 5-1-like, whose product is MANCDGMVFHTQIASIMEVLANAAVTEICKLVDDDYAVFRLEITQSQKENRALRRKLQLLELKVSRERVLVSRPNSVKILDRYRGMARGHLAGGHRSFVKPAGPNAWRDDQPITVDEGNGTSTQHVILIESADAEAAGPGGSSLVKQERTEGEDPTHSRDIQTEAAAGVVPTVAVEDLTTTPQHRTRPSITEVSGTLNAVLKSETYTETHRLLHTGSDHGSDPERLLLGRPGCSPAPDSKYLLYGSPSPRTVHSHEDSGDALETGNDLSRSYTTAMDPGIMPLVLETQTDLSRGDWNQYSSSIYSEGCIDKIRVVMAIDEVTVKMEGDAPLTCNAGKTHLWERYSQSNTSDLDCRDRLETNLNVATHSSLHAVRDRDPVSPSMAPYDSHGSIFFDQVFNSDDRARDECRGGGAMSSNSKEKRFLCMFCNKGFSCLQKMEIHQRVHTGENPFSCTQCEKRFSRQDHLKRHQRVHTGEKPFSCPQCEKRFSQAGDLKRHQRVHTGEKPFSCTQCHMRFALAGNLKMHLKVHKGERPFTSMLCGKTFSERSYLRTHQQKTHPAV